From the genome of Deinococcus reticulitermitis, one region includes:
- a CDS encoding LrgB family protein, whose amino-acid sequence MSWIALTLLGFVAGLLLQARVRSPLANPTLIATLAVALALLLTGTEYRDYQAQVAPVSALLAPAVVALAVPLYRLRALLARQWRALLIGGLVGTGSAVAADMLLARVLPLSEAAQRSLTTAPATSPVALQLAQFTGAPPVLAATLAVLSGLLGALVLPPFLTRLGVRHPLARGVAIGAVAHGVGTARAREEGELTGAASSIGMGLAALFVTVLVALLASG is encoded by the coding sequence ACCCTGCTGGGTTTCGTCGCTGGCCTGCTGCTGCAAGCGCGGGTGCGCTCGCCGCTCGCCAATCCCACACTGATCGCCACGCTCGCAGTGGCCCTCGCGCTGCTGCTGACCGGCACCGAGTACCGCGACTATCAGGCGCAGGTGGCGCCGGTCTCGGCGCTGCTGGCCCCAGCGGTGGTGGCGCTCGCGGTGCCCCTCTACCGCCTGCGCGCCCTGCTCGCGCGGCAGTGGCGCGCGCTGCTGATCGGCGGTCTGGTGGGCACCGGCAGCGCCGTCGCCGCCGACATGCTGCTCGCGCGCGTCCTGCCGCTGAGTGAAGCGGCGCAGCGCTCGCTGACCACCGCGCCGGCCACCAGCCCGGTCGCGCTGCAACTCGCGCAGTTCACCGGAGCGCCGCCCGTCCTGGCGGCCACGCTCGCGGTGCTCTCGGGGCTGCTCGGGGCCCTGGTTCTGCCGCCTTTCCTGACCCGGCTCGGCGTGCGGCATCCCCTCGCGCGCGGCGTCGCCATCGGCGCGGTCGCGCACGGGGTCGGCACCGCCCGCGCCCGCGAGGAAGGCGAGCTGACCGGCGCGGCGAGCAGCATCGGGATGGGACTCGCGGCCCTCTTTGTGACCGTGCTTGTGGCGCTCCTCGCCTCCGGGTGA